In one window of Mauremys reevesii isolate NIE-2019 linkage group 22, ASM1616193v1, whole genome shotgun sequence DNA:
- the FUZ gene encoding protein fuzzy homolog isoform X3, producing the protein MGEEGGSVTLLCLTASSGVPLFCRSTGAPSKHQLPFSVIGSLNGVHMFGANLDVLLTAACTANTHVVWRVFHNSITLIVLSAEEGASDFALGRLLDNTFSAMVLILGLEELVNIRNIERLKKDLRACYKLIDSFLAPLERSGDLTQCVECVPVPHGAALQEGLEAFVAAAESRFGCLVVGGQLALATEPWWQLAPQELLLLSWLVGSLPPPTARDYPIYLPHGSPTVPHRLLTCQLLPGLEACLICGPSPALHTVETEVPVDPSGAEEQPELSAAPRIGGGGPVPPAPRPRPAPLLRPGRRPLLPLGGQPSPPPGAVPGRLPAPRPALLRGERHAQGLRHPRPPAPALPAPGAPRAHLRPAAPGRPRPAAPHRGRCLLRRRPGRLGSASGDQRGFLRAIW; encoded by the exons atgggggaggaggggggctccGTCACCCTGCTCTGCCTCACAGCCAGCAGCGGGGTCCCCCTGTTCTGCCGCAGCACGGGGGCCCCCTCCAAGCACCAg ctccccttctCGGTGATCGGCTCCCTGAATGGGGTGCACATGTTCGGGGCGAACCTGGACGTCCTGCTGACGGCAGCCTGCACCGCAAACACCCATGTGGTGTGGAGGGTTTTCCACAACAG CATCACCCTTATCGTCCTGTCGGCGGAGGAAGGAGCCAGCGACTTTGCCCTGGGACGCCTGCTGGACAACACCTTCAGCGCTATG GTGCTAATCCTGGGCTTGGAGGAGCTGGTGAACATCCGCAACATTGAACGCCTCAAAAAGGACCTGAGG gCCTGCTACAAGCTGATTGACAGCTTCCTGGCCCCCCTGGAGCGGAGCGGGGACCTGACACAGTGTGTGGAGTGCGTCCCTGTGCCCCACGGCGCCGCCCTGCAG GAGGGCCTGGAAGCCTTCGTGGCCGCGGCCGAGAGCCGCTTTGGCTGCCTGGTGGTTGGGGGCCAGCTGGCGCTGGCCACTGAGCCCTGGTGGCAACTGGccccccaggagctgctgctgctgagctggcTGGTGGGCTCGCTGCCCCCCCCCACGGCGCGGGACTACCCCATCTACCTGCCCCACGGCAGCCCCACG GTCCCCCACCGGCTCCTCACCTGCCAGCTGCTGCCCGGCCTGGAGGCCTGCCTGATCTgcgggcccagccctgccctgcacacCGTGGAGACCgag GTTCCTGTTGATCCATCGGGAGCAGAGGAGCAGCCAGAGCTCAGTGCAGCCCCCAGGATCGGGGGGGGAGG gcctGTCCCCCCGGCGCCGCGCCCGCGCCCTGCGCCACTTCTACGCCCTGGTCGCCGCCCGCTACTTCCCCTGGGAGGGCAGCCCAG cccccccccaggagccGTTCCAGGCCGGCTTCCCGCACCGCGCCCGGCACTGCTACGTGGTGAGCGCCACGCACAAGGCCTACGCCATCCAcgccccccagcaccagctcttCCTGCTCCTGGCGCCCCACGTGCCCACCTTCGCCCTGCGGCCCCTGGCCGCCCGCGCCCTGCAGCGCCTCACCGGGGACGCTGCCTGCTGAGACGccggcccggacgcctgggttccgcCTCGGGGGACCAAAGGGGATTTCTTCGGGCTATTTGGTAG
- the FUZ gene encoding protein fuzzy homolog isoform X6: protein MGEEGGSVTLLCLTASSGVPLFCRSTGAPSKHQLPFSVIGSLNGVHMFGANLDVLLTAACTANTHVVWRVFHNSITLIVLSAEEGASDFALGRLLDNTFSAMVLILGLEELVNIRNIERLKKDLRACYKLIDSFLAPLERSGDLTQCVECVPVPHGAALQEGLEAFVAAAESRFGCLVVGGQLALATEPWWQLAPQELLLLSWLVGSLPPPTARDYPIYLPHGSPTVPHRLLTCQLLPGLEACLICGPSPALHTVETEVPVDPSGAEEQPELSAAPRIGGGGPPPGAVPGRLPAPRPALLRGERHAQGLRHPRPPAPALPAPGAPRAHLRPAAPGRPRPAAPHRGRCLLRRRPGRLGSASGDQRGFLRAIW from the exons atgggggaggaggggggctccGTCACCCTGCTCTGCCTCACAGCCAGCAGCGGGGTCCCCCTGTTCTGCCGCAGCACGGGGGCCCCCTCCAAGCACCAg ctccccttctCGGTGATCGGCTCCCTGAATGGGGTGCACATGTTCGGGGCGAACCTGGACGTCCTGCTGACGGCAGCCTGCACCGCAAACACCCATGTGGTGTGGAGGGTTTTCCACAACAG CATCACCCTTATCGTCCTGTCGGCGGAGGAAGGAGCCAGCGACTTTGCCCTGGGACGCCTGCTGGACAACACCTTCAGCGCTATG GTGCTAATCCTGGGCTTGGAGGAGCTGGTGAACATCCGCAACATTGAACGCCTCAAAAAGGACCTGAGG gCCTGCTACAAGCTGATTGACAGCTTCCTGGCCCCCCTGGAGCGGAGCGGGGACCTGACACAGTGTGTGGAGTGCGTCCCTGTGCCCCACGGCGCCGCCCTGCAG GAGGGCCTGGAAGCCTTCGTGGCCGCGGCCGAGAGCCGCTTTGGCTGCCTGGTGGTTGGGGGCCAGCTGGCGCTGGCCACTGAGCCCTGGTGGCAACTGGccccccaggagctgctgctgctgagctggcTGGTGGGCTCGCTGCCCCCCCCCACGGCGCGGGACTACCCCATCTACCTGCCCCACGGCAGCCCCACG GTCCCCCACCGGCTCCTCACCTGCCAGCTGCTGCCCGGCCTGGAGGCCTGCCTGATCTgcgggcccagccctgccctgcacacCGTGGAGACCgag GTTCCTGTTGATCCATCGGGAGCAGAGGAGCAGCCAGAGCTCAGTGCAGCCCCCAGGATCGGGGGGGGAGG cccccccccaggagccGTTCCAGGCCGGCTTCCCGCACCGCGCCCGGCACTGCTACGTGGTGAGCGCCACGCACAAGGCCTACGCCATCCAcgccccccagcaccagctcttCCTGCTCCTGGCGCCCCACGTGCCCACCTTCGCCCTGCGGCCCCTGGCCGCCCGCGCCCTGCAGCGCCTCACCGGGGACGCTGCCTGCTGAGACGccggcccggacgcctgggttccgcCTCGGGGGACCAAAGGGGATTTCTTCGGGCTATTTGGTAG
- the FUZ gene encoding protein fuzzy homolog isoform X5 → MGEEGGSVTLLCLTASSGVPLFCRSTGAPSKHQLPFSVIGSLNGVHMFGANLDVLLTAACTANTHVVWRVFHNSITLIVLSAEEGASDFALGRLLDNTFSAMVLILGLEELVNIRNIERLKKDLREGLEAFVAAAESRFGCLVVGGQLALATEPWWQLAPQELLLLSWLVGSLPPPTARDYPIYLPHGSPTVPHRLLTCQLLPGLEACLICGPSPALHTVETELVPRFWKPLLEPLQACVRPQPHGLPPGTTLPPGVLAFLLIHREQRSSQSSVQPPGSGGEGLSPRRRARALRHFYALVAARYFPWEGSPAPPQEPFQAGFPHRARHCYVVSATHKAYAIHAPQHQLFLLLAPHVPTFALRPLAARALQRLTGDAAC, encoded by the exons atgggggaggaggggggctccGTCACCCTGCTCTGCCTCACAGCCAGCAGCGGGGTCCCCCTGTTCTGCCGCAGCACGGGGGCCCCCTCCAAGCACCAg ctccccttctCGGTGATCGGCTCCCTGAATGGGGTGCACATGTTCGGGGCGAACCTGGACGTCCTGCTGACGGCAGCCTGCACCGCAAACACCCATGTGGTGTGGAGGGTTTTCCACAACAG CATCACCCTTATCGTCCTGTCGGCGGAGGAAGGAGCCAGCGACTTTGCCCTGGGACGCCTGCTGGACAACACCTTCAGCGCTATG GTGCTAATCCTGGGCTTGGAGGAGCTGGTGAACATCCGCAACATTGAACGCCTCAAAAAGGACCTGAGG GAGGGCCTGGAAGCCTTCGTGGCCGCGGCCGAGAGCCGCTTTGGCTGCCTGGTGGTTGGGGGCCAGCTGGCGCTGGCCACTGAGCCCTGGTGGCAACTGGccccccaggagctgctgctgctgagctggcTGGTGGGCTCGCTGCCCCCCCCCACGGCGCGGGACTACCCCATCTACCTGCCCCACGGCAGCCCCACG GTCCCCCACCGGCTCCTCACCTGCCAGCTGCTGCCCGGCCTGGAGGCCTGCCTGATCTgcgggcccagccctgccctgcacacCGTGGAGACCgag ctgGTGCCACGGTTCTGGAAGCCCCTGCTGGAGCCGCTGCAGGCGTGTGTcaggccccagccccacggcCTGCCCCCCGGCACCACCCTGCCCCCCGGAGTCCTGGC GTTCCTGTTGATCCATCGGGAGCAGAGGAGCAGCCAGAGCTCAGTGCAGCCCCCAGGATCGGGGGGGGAGG gcctGTCCCCCCGGCGCCGCGCCCGCGCCCTGCGCCACTTCTACGCCCTGGTCGCCGCCCGCTACTTCCCCTGGGAGGGCAGCCCAG cccccccccaggagccGTTCCAGGCCGGCTTCCCGCACCGCGCCCGGCACTGCTACGTGGTGAGCGCCACGCACAAGGCCTACGCCATCCAcgccccccagcaccagctcttCCTGCTCCTGGCGCCCCACGTGCCCACCTTCGCCCTGCGGCCCCTGGCCGCCCGCGCCCTGCAGCGCCTCACCGGGGACGCTGCCTGCTGA
- the FUZ gene encoding protein fuzzy homolog isoform X4 has product MGEEGGSVTLLCLTASSGVPLFCRSTGAPSKHQLPFSVIGSLNGVHMFGANLDVLLTAACTANTHVVWRVFHNSITLIVLSAEEGASDFALGRLLDNTFSAMVLILGLEELVNIRNIERLKKDLRACYKLIDSFLAPLERSGDLTQCVECVPVPHGAALQEGLEAFVAAAESRFGCLVVGGQLALATEPWWQLAPQELLLLSWLVGSLPPPTARDYPIYLPHGSPTVPHRLLTCQLLPGLEACLICGPSPALHTVETELVPRFWKPLLEPLQACVRPQPHGLPPGTTLPPGVLAFLLIHREQRSSQSSVQPPGSGGEAPPQEPFQAGFPHRARHCYVVSATHKAYAIHAPQHQLFLLLAPHVPTFALRPLAARALQRLTGDAAC; this is encoded by the exons atgggggaggaggggggctccGTCACCCTGCTCTGCCTCACAGCCAGCAGCGGGGTCCCCCTGTTCTGCCGCAGCACGGGGGCCCCCTCCAAGCACCAg ctccccttctCGGTGATCGGCTCCCTGAATGGGGTGCACATGTTCGGGGCGAACCTGGACGTCCTGCTGACGGCAGCCTGCACCGCAAACACCCATGTGGTGTGGAGGGTTTTCCACAACAG CATCACCCTTATCGTCCTGTCGGCGGAGGAAGGAGCCAGCGACTTTGCCCTGGGACGCCTGCTGGACAACACCTTCAGCGCTATG GTGCTAATCCTGGGCTTGGAGGAGCTGGTGAACATCCGCAACATTGAACGCCTCAAAAAGGACCTGAGG gCCTGCTACAAGCTGATTGACAGCTTCCTGGCCCCCCTGGAGCGGAGCGGGGACCTGACACAGTGTGTGGAGTGCGTCCCTGTGCCCCACGGCGCCGCCCTGCAG GAGGGCCTGGAAGCCTTCGTGGCCGCGGCCGAGAGCCGCTTTGGCTGCCTGGTGGTTGGGGGCCAGCTGGCGCTGGCCACTGAGCCCTGGTGGCAACTGGccccccaggagctgctgctgctgagctggcTGGTGGGCTCGCTGCCCCCCCCCACGGCGCGGGACTACCCCATCTACCTGCCCCACGGCAGCCCCACG GTCCCCCACCGGCTCCTCACCTGCCAGCTGCTGCCCGGCCTGGAGGCCTGCCTGATCTgcgggcccagccctgccctgcacacCGTGGAGACCgag ctgGTGCCACGGTTCTGGAAGCCCCTGCTGGAGCCGCTGCAGGCGTGTGTcaggccccagccccacggcCTGCCCCCCGGCACCACCCTGCCCCCCGGAGTCCTGGC GTTCCTGTTGATCCATCGGGAGCAGAGGAGCAGCCAGAGCTCAGTGCAGCCCCCAGGATCGGGGGGGGAGG cccccccccaggagccGTTCCAGGCCGGCTTCCCGCACCGCGCCCGGCACTGCTACGTGGTGAGCGCCACGCACAAGGCCTACGCCATCCAcgccccccagcaccagctcttCCTGCTCCTGGCGCCCCACGTGCCCACCTTCGCCCTGCGGCCCCTGGCCGCCCGCGCCCTGCAGCGCCTCACCGGGGACGCTGCCTGCTGA
- the FUZ gene encoding protein fuzzy homolog isoform X1 → MGEEGGSVTLLCLTASSGVPLFCRSTGAPSKHQLPFSVIGSLNGVHMFGANLDVLLTAACTANTHVVWRVFHNSITLIVLSAEEGASDFALGRLLDNTFSAMVLILGLEELVNIRNIERLKKDLRACYKLIDSFLAPLERSGDLTQCVECVPVPHGAALQEGLEAFVAAAESRFGCLVVGGQLALATEPWWQLAPQELLLLSWLVGSLPPPTARDYPIYLPHGSPTVPHRLLTCQLLPGLEACLICGPSPALHTVETELVPRFWKPLLEPLQACVRPQPHGLPPGTTLPPGVLAFLLIHREQRSSQSSVQPPGSGGEGLSPRRRARALRHFYALVAARYFPWEGSPAPPQEPFQAGFPHRARHCYVVSATHKAYAIHAPQHQLFLLLAPHVPTFALRPLAARALQRLTGDAAC, encoded by the exons atgggggaggaggggggctccGTCACCCTGCTCTGCCTCACAGCCAGCAGCGGGGTCCCCCTGTTCTGCCGCAGCACGGGGGCCCCCTCCAAGCACCAg ctccccttctCGGTGATCGGCTCCCTGAATGGGGTGCACATGTTCGGGGCGAACCTGGACGTCCTGCTGACGGCAGCCTGCACCGCAAACACCCATGTGGTGTGGAGGGTTTTCCACAACAG CATCACCCTTATCGTCCTGTCGGCGGAGGAAGGAGCCAGCGACTTTGCCCTGGGACGCCTGCTGGACAACACCTTCAGCGCTATG GTGCTAATCCTGGGCTTGGAGGAGCTGGTGAACATCCGCAACATTGAACGCCTCAAAAAGGACCTGAGG gCCTGCTACAAGCTGATTGACAGCTTCCTGGCCCCCCTGGAGCGGAGCGGGGACCTGACACAGTGTGTGGAGTGCGTCCCTGTGCCCCACGGCGCCGCCCTGCAG GAGGGCCTGGAAGCCTTCGTGGCCGCGGCCGAGAGCCGCTTTGGCTGCCTGGTGGTTGGGGGCCAGCTGGCGCTGGCCACTGAGCCCTGGTGGCAACTGGccccccaggagctgctgctgctgagctggcTGGTGGGCTCGCTGCCCCCCCCCACGGCGCGGGACTACCCCATCTACCTGCCCCACGGCAGCCCCACG GTCCCCCACCGGCTCCTCACCTGCCAGCTGCTGCCCGGCCTGGAGGCCTGCCTGATCTgcgggcccagccctgccctgcacacCGTGGAGACCgag ctgGTGCCACGGTTCTGGAAGCCCCTGCTGGAGCCGCTGCAGGCGTGTGTcaggccccagccccacggcCTGCCCCCCGGCACCACCCTGCCCCCCGGAGTCCTGGC GTTCCTGTTGATCCATCGGGAGCAGAGGAGCAGCCAGAGCTCAGTGCAGCCCCCAGGATCGGGGGGGGAGG gcctGTCCCCCCGGCGCCGCGCCCGCGCCCTGCGCCACTTCTACGCCCTGGTCGCCGCCCGCTACTTCCCCTGGGAGGGCAGCCCAG cccccccccaggagccGTTCCAGGCCGGCTTCCCGCACCGCGCCCGGCACTGCTACGTGGTGAGCGCCACGCACAAGGCCTACGCCATCCAcgccccccagcaccagctcttCCTGCTCCTGGCGCCCCACGTGCCCACCTTCGCCCTGCGGCCCCTGGCCGCCCGCGCCCTGCAGCGCCTCACCGGGGACGCTGCCTGCTGA
- the FUZ gene encoding protein fuzzy homolog isoform X2 yields MGEEGGSVTLLCLTASSGVPLFCRSTGAPSKHQLPFSVIGSLNGVHMFGANLDVLLTAACTANTHVVWRVFHNSITLIVLSAEEGASDFALGRLLDNTFSAMVLILGLEELVNIRNIERLKKDLRACYKLIDSFLAPLERSGDLTQCVECVPVPHGAALQEGLEAFVAAAESRFGCLVVGGQLALATEPWWQLAPQELLLLSWLVGSLPPPTARDYPIYLPHGSPTVPHRLLTCQLLPGLEACLICGPSPALHTVETELVPRFWKPLLEPLQACVRPQPHGLPPGTTLPPGVLAPVPPAPRPRPAPLLRPGRRPLLPLGGQPSPPPGAVPGRLPAPRPALLRGERHAQGLRHPRPPAPALPAPGAPRAHLRPAAPGRPRPAAPHRGRCLLRRRPGRLGSASGDQRGFLRAIW; encoded by the exons atgggggaggaggggggctccGTCACCCTGCTCTGCCTCACAGCCAGCAGCGGGGTCCCCCTGTTCTGCCGCAGCACGGGGGCCCCCTCCAAGCACCAg ctccccttctCGGTGATCGGCTCCCTGAATGGGGTGCACATGTTCGGGGCGAACCTGGACGTCCTGCTGACGGCAGCCTGCACCGCAAACACCCATGTGGTGTGGAGGGTTTTCCACAACAG CATCACCCTTATCGTCCTGTCGGCGGAGGAAGGAGCCAGCGACTTTGCCCTGGGACGCCTGCTGGACAACACCTTCAGCGCTATG GTGCTAATCCTGGGCTTGGAGGAGCTGGTGAACATCCGCAACATTGAACGCCTCAAAAAGGACCTGAGG gCCTGCTACAAGCTGATTGACAGCTTCCTGGCCCCCCTGGAGCGGAGCGGGGACCTGACACAGTGTGTGGAGTGCGTCCCTGTGCCCCACGGCGCCGCCCTGCAG GAGGGCCTGGAAGCCTTCGTGGCCGCGGCCGAGAGCCGCTTTGGCTGCCTGGTGGTTGGGGGCCAGCTGGCGCTGGCCACTGAGCCCTGGTGGCAACTGGccccccaggagctgctgctgctgagctggcTGGTGGGCTCGCTGCCCCCCCCCACGGCGCGGGACTACCCCATCTACCTGCCCCACGGCAGCCCCACG GTCCCCCACCGGCTCCTCACCTGCCAGCTGCTGCCCGGCCTGGAGGCCTGCCTGATCTgcgggcccagccctgccctgcacacCGTGGAGACCgag ctgGTGCCACGGTTCTGGAAGCCCCTGCTGGAGCCGCTGCAGGCGTGTGTcaggccccagccccacggcCTGCCCCCCGGCACCACCCTGCCCCCCGGAGTCCTGGC gcctGTCCCCCCGGCGCCGCGCCCGCGCCCTGCGCCACTTCTACGCCCTGGTCGCCGCCCGCTACTTCCCCTGGGAGGGCAGCCCAG cccccccccaggagccGTTCCAGGCCGGCTTCCCGCACCGCGCCCGGCACTGCTACGTGGTGAGCGCCACGCACAAGGCCTACGCCATCCAcgccccccagcaccagctcttCCTGCTCCTGGCGCCCCACGTGCCCACCTTCGCCCTGCGGCCCCTGGCCGCCCGCGCCCTGCAGCGCCTCACCGGGGACGCTGCCTGCTGAGACGccggcccggacgcctgggttccgcCTCGGGGGACCAAAGGGGATTTCTTCGGGCTATTTGGTAG